Genomic segment of Oceanimonas sp. GK1:
CTCCTTGAGTGATGAGGATAAAAATACCCAGGCAGAGGCCGAAAAAGCGGTAATAGAGACCCTGAAAGCCATATTTGAAGGAGAAGGCTTTCAGAAAATGAATGTGGATACCACTAAGTTGGCAGAAACTGTAACAGTTGAATTCTCTCTCAAGCCTGTGCCTTTTGAACCCATTGATGACCCCGCAGCCAAGTACCTGAGGGTGAGAATGGAAACTGTCCCTGTTACCCAGTTTTTTTCCCAGTTAATGGTAGATGTCTGGCAGGTGAGAGCATCAGCAGTGGTGGGCTCTTTAGCTCCGGAAAAAGGAAAAGAAATTTGTGATGTGGTGCCGCTACTCATGCTGGTGGGTCAGGATGACGTAGGTAAAGAAGGTTATGGATATAAAATGGCCTCAGGTAATGAACCCGGCGATATTATGGTGATTAAGTCGCCGGCTGCCGGTGAGCCTAATATGGCGCCAGGTAACTTTCAAGCTCTGAAGCTGGATGATCAGAATGGTGCCGATGCCTATCGTGACGGCTTGGCAGGTGGGCACTGCATTAGTATTAATGAAGACTACGAGGTTGATGAATGCTCCGAGACTGATCCTAACTGCACATTGACAATTACAAATGAAGATAGTGAGAAAGGTAATATGGCTGGCCCTACAAGGCAGGGTCTGAATACTCGGTTTAATATTTACAATCCAGGTAAGTTTAAAGCGCCGACTGTAGAGGCAGAGTATGCTGGGCCAGATGACTTTTATTCTGACTGTGGTTTGTCCAGTGCTGACGTATTAGACTTTAAAGACAATAAGTTGGTTGGTTATCTAGAAGAGTTGCTTAATGATGGTAGTACAACAAAAAGTGAAG
This window contains:
- a CDS encoding TadE/TadG family type IV pilus assembly protein, with the protein product MNVLPHHNKQKGAVLVLVTVALFVLLGFTALALDGGYLLLNKTRVQDAVDSAALSGGKTLSLSDEDKNTQAEAEKAVIETLKAIFEGEGFQKMNVDTTKLAETVTVEFSLKPVPFEPIDDPAAKYLRVRMETVPVTQFFSQLMVDVWQVRASAVVGSLAPEKGKEICDVVPLLMLVGQDDVGKEGYGYKMASGNEPGDIMVIKSPAAGEPNMAPGNFQALKLDDQNGADAYRDGLAGGHCISINEDYEVDECSETDPNCTLTITNEDSEKGNMAGPTRQGLNTRFNIYNPGKFKAPTVEAEYAGPDDFYSDCGLSSADVLDFKDNKLVGYLEELLNDGSTTKSEVDTLFEELKESASNGGEKNAIQKYQDDFNGMQTYYQYEQKIDTYKAYIESGSNVDCLDGRRIVKVPVAVGGEDVGKNIPIIGVACIFLNQEVTGNGLSQYIVGELIPECGADGDGTSDDSGFSQPRLVLYNDTDSGDS